The genome window GTCAACACTGAATGACAATTAACGGCACTAACGGAGTTTTCGTACATAACAGCGGCCGGTGACATGGTAGCCATTTGTCACCAGCCGCTTAATTATTAAATAAAGGACTGTCGACTGATGCTTTTACCAATCTTAGTGACCCTTTTCGGGCTAATTGCCCTGTTTGAGGGTGTTTTCTTCCTGACCCACCTCCATAAGGACTTCCTGATCCTTGAACCCACGCGCAGCCCCTTCGTCGCCCGCCAATTAAAAGTCTGGGGAATCATCCTAACCATTTTGGGACTGATCACGGTTGGCGCGGCGTGGACCGATAACATTACTTTTATTGTAATCATGGTCGTCCTTGGCTGCATTTTAGAAACCCAGATGGCTTTTTCGGTCACCAGCGAATTTCGGGCTAAGTACCACTAGGTTCTTTACCGCCAATGGTAGAAAAGTGTATAATAATAGTAAATAAGTTTAAGGAGGCACTATTATGGCACAAACATACAAGCACATTTTGGTTCCTGTCGATGGCTCTGCGGAAGCTGAACTGGCCTTCAAGAAGGCCGTGGCCGTTGCTAAGCGGAATGGGGAAGATGCGGAATTACGGCTGCTGCACGTTGTCGACACCCGGGCGTTCCAAAATATTTCCAGTTTTGACACCTCAATGGTCGAACAAGTAACGGATACCGCCAAGAAGACGCTGGATAAGTATATCGATTACGCCAAGAAACAGGGCGTTAAAAACGTCAACTACTCAATTGAATACGGTGCACCAAAGACCATTATCGCCCGTGATGTCCCTAAGGAAATGGGTGCTGACTTAATCATGATCGGTGCTACGGGGCTTAACGCGGTCGAACGGATTCTAATCGGTTCTGTAACTGAATACGTTACCCGGACGGCAATTTGTGATGTCCTGGTAGTTCGGACCGATTTGGACAACAAGCCAATTGCTAACCCTAAGAAGCGCAACAAGCGTTAATTAGCGATTAATTTAACTTCAAAAATGCTTCATATTGTCGATAAGCGACGCGGATATGGAGCATTTTTATTTCACCCTTAAATTTTAAAAGGAGGAACCAGCGTGAATTCCAAAACCAATTTACTAACCCTTGCCGATGGTCAGCAAATGCCGCAAGAAGGGTTCGGCCTCTATAAAGTTACCGGCCAGCAAACGATTTCCGCGGCAATCGCCAGTGCCTACCAGGCCGGCTACCGGCTGTTTGACACCGCCCAGCTCTACCAAAACGAAGCCGAGGTTGGGCAGGCCCTCGCTGACCTGCGCGTCCCCCGGGAAGAACTGTTCGTGACCACTAAAGTCGCCGAAGAAAACCAAGGCTACCAGCGGACGATTGCTTCGGTGAAGGATTCCCTTCATAAGCTCCAGCTTGACTATGTTAACCTCCTGATGATCCACTGGCCGATTGAGCGGGCCTTCTTCGATAGCTGGCAGGCCCTAATCGACCTTAAAAAGGCGGGCCTAACCAAGTCCATCGGGGTCAGCAACTTTCAAATGATCCACCTGCAACACCTCGCGACCCAGGCGAGCGAGCTGCCAGTCGTCAACCAAATTGAACGGCATCCCCGGTTAAACCAGGCCCCCCTGGTCAAGTTTGACCGTGAGCACGGCATTGTGACCCAGGCCTGGAGTCCGCTGGGCCGGGGAACCATCCTCGCTAATCCGGTTCTCAAGCAAATTGGCGACCACCACCATAAGTCCCCTGCCCAGGTGGTCCTCCGGTGGCACCTGCAAAGCGGGGTCGCCTTTATTCCTAAATCTGTCCACCAGGCCCGAATCGAGCAAAACATGGATATTTATGACTTCGAACTAACGGCTGACGAAATGGCTAAGATCGACGCCCTCAATGATTTTCACCGGACAGGCAAGGAACCCGCACTGGTCTACGAATATAATAAGAAGTGGTAAACGCGAG of Limosilactobacillus oris contains these proteins:
- a CDS encoding universal stress protein is translated as MAQTYKHILVPVDGSAEAELAFKKAVAVAKRNGEDAELRLLHVVDTRAFQNISSFDTSMVEQVTDTAKKTLDKYIDYAKKQGVKNVNYSIEYGAPKTIIARDVPKEMGADLIMIGATGLNAVERILIGSVTEYVTRTAICDVLVVRTDLDNKPIANPKKRNKR
- a CDS encoding aldo/keto reductase, yielding MNSKTNLLTLADGQQMPQEGFGLYKVTGQQTISAAIASAYQAGYRLFDTAQLYQNEAEVGQALADLRVPREELFVTTKVAEENQGYQRTIASVKDSLHKLQLDYVNLLMIHWPIERAFFDSWQALIDLKKAGLTKSIGVSNFQMIHLQHLATQASELPVVNQIERHPRLNQAPLVKFDREHGIVTQAWSPLGRGTILANPVLKQIGDHHHKSPAQVVLRWHLQSGVAFIPKSVHQARIEQNMDIYDFELTADEMAKIDALNDFHRTGKEPALVYEYNKKW